The sequence below is a genomic window from Chloroflexota bacterium.
CAAGATCAGAGTTTGGCAACTTTTGGAACGCGGCATAGACTTTAAGGAGGAAGGAGAAATGAATTCCCGCAAACGCTTAGTGCTATCGGCCGTCAGCGCTCTGATCACCCTGTCCTTAGTGATCACAGCCTGCGGCCCGACGCCCACACCGGAGATCATTAAGCAAACCGTGGAAGTGCCAGTGGTGGTGACGGCCACGCCGGTGCCCAAAGGGCCTGTGACTATTACTTTCTGGCACGCTTACAACCCCTTGGAGACGGAGACCCTTGACACAAAGGTGATCCCGGCCTTCGAGAAAGCCCATCCTGACATCAAGGTCCAGGCTCAGCCAGTGCCTTACGACGAATTCCACAGGAAACTATTGACTGCCCTGGCCGGAGGTACCGCGCCCGATCTCATCCGCTCTGACATCATCTGGGTTCCAGAATTCGCGGAGTTGGGCGCCCTCGTGGCCCTGGATGAATTGATGCCCGATTTCAACACCTTTAAGGACAAGGTTTTCCCAGGCCCACTCTCGACCAACTTCTGGAAGGGCCACTACTATGGTCTGCCCTTGGACACAAACTGTCGGGTGCTGCTCTGGAATAAGGCAGTGTTCCAGGCTGCCGGGATCAGTGGGCCCCCAAAGACATTTGATGAATTCCTCACTGCCTGTGAAAAAATCAAAGCGCTGGGGAAGGACAAATACGGCTTTGCCGATGGGGGAACCTACGCCTGGGCAGTGAACCCCTGGATCTGGAGCAGTGGAGGGGATATTACAGATCCCCAAATCACCAAGGCGACAGGATACCTCAACGGGCCCGGAACTGTGGCGGCATACGAGTTTCTCTTGAACCTGGTCAAGAAGGAATACATCCATCCGGGTATCCTGGGTGGTGGAGTGGACACTTGGGGAGGTTTCGCCAAAGGTGAGATCGCCATGGTCTTAGAAGGGCCTTGGTTCCCGCCACTCTTTGATCAGCAGTTCCCCGATGTGGAGTACGGCTTCGCCCTCATGCCAGCCGGCCCTGGGGGTGCTATCTCTGTGGTAGGTGGAGAAGACATCGTTATGTTCCAGCAGAGCAAAAACAAAGAAGCAGCGGCCGAGTTCATCCGCTTTATGCTCTCGCCGGAAACCCAACTTACCATGGCAGAGGCTGGCCAGATGCCGGTCTTGAGCGAGTTGTTGGCTACAGAATACATGCAAAAACACCCATTTTACGGCGTATTCCTGGAGCAACTCAAGACAGCCAAAGCGCGTACACCACACCCAGCTTGGCCCAAGATGGAAGATATCCTGACCCAGACCGGCCAGGCTATCCTGCGGGGAGAGAAGCCCGCACAGGCAGCCCTGGATGAGGCTGCAGCGAAAATTGATGCCTTGCTAAGTAGCCAGTGAATCACGGTGAGGGGATCGAGGAAGTATTCTCCTCGATCCCCTTACTTACAACCGCTCGCGCTCGAGGAATCATGAAAAATCCGCGCCACAGAAGAGAGATCGGCACAGCATACCTCTTCATGCTCCCGGGTCTATCGTTTTTCGCTATCTTTATGGTCTACCCATTAGTCAAGGCCCTCCAGATGAGCCTGTACCAATGGAGCATCATGCCCGGCCAGCCAAGCCCGTTTGTGGGTCTGAGTAATTACACCCGAGCATTTCAGGATCCCATCTTCTGGGTAGCGCTACGCAACACCGTCCTTTACACTGCGGTGACAGTCCCTGGACAAATGATCCTGGCTATGGTGGTAGCCTTGCTACTAAACCATATCACAGTGGGACGGGTCTTTTTCCGGACCATCTATTATCTGCCAGTCCTTACTTCATGGGTGATCGTCTCCCTCCTTTTCACATACCTCTTCCAAAGCCCGGGGGGCTTAATCAACTACTTGTTGACTGACGTCCTGCACTTAATAGCCGAACCCATTGCCTGGTTGCGCAATCCTGCGACCGCCATGGTGCCCATCTTGAGTTTAGGCATTTGGAAGGGAATCGGATGGTCCATGGTCACTTTCTTGGCCGCGCTACAAACGATCCCCGGTGAACTGTATGAGGCGGCAGCGATAGATGGAGCCAGCCGCTGGCAACGGTTCTGGTGCCTTACCCTGCCTTTAATGCGTCCCACTCTCGTTTTCGTGCTGGTAATGCTAGTGATTGGGGGTTTTAACGTTTTCACCTCCGTGTACCTCATCACAGGCGGGGGACCCATGAAGCAGACCGAGGTGGTTCTGAGCTATATGTACCATCAGGCTTTCGATTTCCTGGAGTTCGGCTACGGCGCAGCCCTCTCTTATATACTGGCTGCCATTATCCTAGTACTCAGCTTTCTGCAGATACGCTTCTTGCGCCGACCGGTGGAATTATACTGAAGGGGAGTGACGATTGTGAGAAAAGAGGGCGGTCTTTTTGAAAATACACTGGTCTATTTCCTGCTGGTCATAGGCGGAGTAGTCATGATCTTTCCTTTCCTCTGGATGGTCTCCACCGCTCTAAAAGGCCACATCTACGTTATTGAGACTCCACCTAGTCTATTGCCCAAGGAACCAACGATAGCGAACTTTGTGGAGGCCTGGACGTCCAACAACTTCCGCCTCTATTTTACCAATAGCCTCATAGTGGCTATCTCTACCACCGTGCTCTCTGTACTTTTCTCGGCCATGCTGGCCTATGCCTTTGCTCGCTTCGTCTTCCCTGGCAAAGAGGCTCTTTTTTACGCTTTCCTCTTCACCATGATGATTCCCGGCCTTGTGTTGATTATCCCTCAGTTTTTCTTGGCCAAGGCCTTGGGACTGCGCAACAGTTTGTGGGGGCTGGTTTTCGTATATGTAGCTACTACCATTCCGCTCAACACTTTTCTGCTGCGAGGTTTCTTTGAACAGTTGCCCCGGGAGTTGGAGGAGGCAGTGCTGATTGACGGTGGGGGATATTTCACCATTTTCTTCCGGGTCGTGGTGCCTCTTTCCGCGCCCGCTTTAGCGACCGTGGCCATTTTCACCTTTCTGGCCTCTTGGGATGAGTTCATCTGGGCGCTCACGGCTATTGACGAAATGTCCAAGAGGACCTTGCCTGTCGCTATCGCCGTTTTTCAGGGAGCCCACGCCACTCAATGGGGGTTGGTATTCGCCGCCTCTTTGATCGCGGCCATGCCAGTCATCGTAGTCTTCGTCAGCCTGCAACGCTATTTCATAGGCGGTCTGACTAGTGGGGCTTTCAAAGGGTAATCTCTCTAAAGAAGCAAGATATCTATGATGGATCTCTTCCAGTATAGCATCCACATCATCCTGACTAATCAGGCCCCCACCGGAGCCTACATCGCTTCTCCCAATTTCCCCACCTATCACTACTCCTGGTTCCGCGACGGTGCTTTCATCGCCTATGCCATGGACCTGGTGGACGAACACGAGAGCGCCCGGCGCTTCCACGACTGGGCGGCCCACACCATCCTGCGCCATGCACACAAAGCCCGGCGGGCCATCGAGAAGGTCCGCTCTGGACAACCTCTGGGTGAGGATAACCTGCACACTCGCTACACCCTCGAAGGACACGAGGCACAGGGCGATTGGCCCAATTTCCAACTCGATGGCCTCGGCACCTGGCTGTGGGCTTTAGGGCAGCACATCCAGTTAACCGACAGCCCATTGCCGACGAACTGGAAGACAGCCGTTAGTCTGGTGACCCATTACCTGACGACGTTGTGGTCCCAACCCTGCTACGATCTATGGGAAGAGCACCCCAATTACCTGCACCCCTACACTCTGGCCGCCATTTACGCCGGCTTGAGGGCAGCCAATGCGTTATTGCCTGAGATGGGTGCTCAGACCTCGGCAGCCCCCGAAGAAATACGCCGCTTCGTTTTGACCCAGGGCATAAAGGATGGCCACTTGGTCAAATCCATTGCCCTACAGCCAGAAGCAGAGGGCGATTGCTTGTCAGAAGTCGTAGATGCCAGTCTCTTGGGCATTGCCGTTCCCTACGGCTTACTGGCCCCGGGCGACCCGATCATGCAGGCCACTGTAACCCGGATCGAGAGCGACTTACGCCGGGATGGCGGAGGTGTACACCGTTATCCAGGGGACACCTACTATGGCGGCGGCGAGTGGGTGCTTCTAAGTGCCTGGCTGGGCTGGTACTATGCCGTGGTGGGCAATATTGAACACGCCCGCTCGCTTCAGACCTGGGTGGAGGAGCAAGCAAACCTCA
It includes:
- a CDS encoding carbohydrate ABC transporter permease; translated protein: MVRKEGGLFENTLVYFLLVIGGVVMIFPFLWMVSTALKGHIYVIETPPSLLPKEPTIANFVEAWTSNNFRLYFTNSLIVAISTTVLSVLFSAMLAYAFARFVFPGKEALFYAFLFTMMIPGLVLIIPQFFLAKALGLRNSLWGLVFVYVATTIPLNTFLLRGFFEQLPRELEEAVLIDGGGYFTIFFRVVVPLSAPALATVAIFTFLASWDEFIWALTAIDEMSKRTLPVAIAVFQGAHATQWGLVFAASLIAAMPVIVVFVSLQRYFIGGLTSGAFKG
- a CDS encoding sugar ABC transporter permease, with protein sequence MKNPRHRREIGTAYLFMLPGLSFFAIFMVYPLVKALQMSLYQWSIMPGQPSPFVGLSNYTRAFQDPIFWVALRNTVLYTAVTVPGQMILAMVVALLLNHITVGRVFFRTIYYLPVLTSWVIVSLLFTYLFQSPGGLINYLLTDVLHLIAEPIAWLRNPATAMVPILSLGIWKGIGWSMVTFLAALQTIPGELYEAAAIDGASRWQRFWCLTLPLMRPTLVFVLVMLVIGGFNVFTSVYLITGGGPMKQTEVVLSYMYHQAFDFLEFGYGAALSYILAAIILVLSFLQIRFLRRPVELY
- a CDS encoding glycoside hydrolase family 15 protein, producing MMDLFQYSIHIILTNQAPTGAYIASPNFPTYHYSWFRDGAFIAYAMDLVDEHESARRFHDWAAHTILRHAHKARRAIEKVRSGQPLGEDNLHTRYTLEGHEAQGDWPNFQLDGLGTWLWALGQHIQLTDSPLPTNWKTAVSLVTHYLTTLWSQPCYDLWEEHPNYLHPYTLAAIYAGLRAANALLPEMGAQTSAAPEEIRRFVLTQGIKDGHLVKSIALQPEAEGDCLSEVVDASLLGIAVPYGLLAPGDPIMQATVTRIESDLRRDGGGVHRYPGDTYYGGGEWVLLSAWLGWYYAVVGNIEHARSLQTWVEEQANLNGELPEQVPVSLNDPAQYHPWVQRWGPIAQPLLWSHANYLILRSVLERTPGRSR
- a CDS encoding extracellular solute-binding protein, which codes for MNSRKRLVLSAVSALITLSLVITACGPTPTPEIIKQTVEVPVVVTATPVPKGPVTITFWHAYNPLETETLDTKVIPAFEKAHPDIKVQAQPVPYDEFHRKLLTALAGGTAPDLIRSDIIWVPEFAELGALVALDELMPDFNTFKDKVFPGPLSTNFWKGHYYGLPLDTNCRVLLWNKAVFQAAGISGPPKTFDEFLTACEKIKALGKDKYGFADGGTYAWAVNPWIWSSGGDITDPQITKATGYLNGPGTVAAYEFLLNLVKKEYIHPGILGGGVDTWGGFAKGEIAMVLEGPWFPPLFDQQFPDVEYGFALMPAGPGGAISVVGGEDIVMFQQSKNKEAAAEFIRFMLSPETQLTMAEAGQMPVLSELLATEYMQKHPFYGVFLEQLKTAKARTPHPAWPKMEDILTQTGQAILRGEKPAQAALDEAAAKIDALLSSQ